A single Pedobacter sp. PACM 27299 DNA region contains:
- a CDS encoding sigma 54-interacting transcriptional regulator yields the protein MDHITIKTLGQLKASNYKSLAVKDELRKNLITQLQSNEAGFEGILGYDETVMPELQTAILSRHNILLLGLRGQAKTRIARLMVNLLDEYIPYVAGSEIFDDPLQPISWYAKHEISIHGDDTPISWQHRSERYTEKLATPDVTVADLIGDVDPIKAATLKLTYNDERVIHFGLIPRAHRSIFVINELPDLQARIQVALFNMLQEKDIQIRGFKLRLPLDVQFVFTANPEDYTNRGSIVTPLKDRIESQILTHYPKTIAISREITAQEAKITTAQKESVEADGLVKDLVEQVAFEARQSEFIDQKSGVSARLTISAYENLISTAERRMLINKEKNTFVRLSDLTGITPAITGKIELVYEGELEGPAKVAHTLIGKAIKSLFNRYFPDPEKAKKSKSANPYFRITEWFTEGNTLDISDQLTFAKYKKELMQVDGLTELVKQFHPKLSANQTLLMMEFVLHGLAEYSQLNKKYLQSGFGFSDMFDSLFNTSPDEEDEDDMDFR from the coding sequence ATGGATCACATCACTATAAAAACCCTTGGCCAATTAAAGGCCTCCAATTATAAGTCGCTTGCCGTAAAAGACGAGCTCCGTAAAAATCTGATCACACAGCTTCAAAGCAATGAGGCCGGTTTTGAAGGAATTTTAGGCTATGACGAAACCGTAATGCCGGAACTTCAAACTGCCATTTTATCCAGACATAATATTTTGCTATTGGGTTTAAGAGGCCAGGCAAAAACCAGAATTGCCAGATTGATGGTCAATTTATTGGATGAATATATTCCGTATGTTGCCGGAAGCGAGATTTTTGACGATCCACTCCAACCTATTTCATGGTATGCAAAACATGAGATCAGTATTCATGGAGATGATACGCCGATCAGCTGGCAGCACCGAAGCGAACGTTACACGGAAAAACTAGCGACGCCAGATGTGACCGTTGCCGATTTAATCGGGGATGTGGATCCGATCAAAGCCGCGACTTTGAAACTGACTTACAATGACGAAAGGGTAATTCACTTCGGATTGATTCCAAGGGCACACCGCAGTATTTTTGTCATCAATGAACTCCCGGATTTACAAGCCAGGATTCAGGTGGCTTTGTTTAATATGCTGCAGGAAAAAGATATTCAGATCAGGGGCTTTAAATTGAGATTACCACTGGATGTGCAGTTCGTATTTACCGCCAATCCGGAAGATTATACCAATAGAGGGTCTATTGTGACACCTTTAAAAGATCGTATTGAAAGTCAGATTTTAACCCATTACCCAAAAACAATTGCCATTTCCAGGGAGATTACCGCTCAGGAAGCGAAAATCACCACTGCACAAAAAGAAAGTGTAGAAGCTGATGGTTTGGTTAAAGACCTGGTAGAACAAGTGGCTTTTGAGGCTAGACAAAGTGAATTTATCGATCAGAAATCCGGTGTTTCTGCCAGGTTAACCATCTCTGCTTATGAAAACCTGATCAGCACTGCTGAAAGAAGGATGCTCATCAATAAGGAAAAAAACACTTTTGTAAGGTTGTCAGATTTAACAGGAATTACCCCTGCCATTACTGGAAAAATTGAGTTGGTTTATGAGGGAGAGCTGGAAGGCCCGGCAAAAGTAGCCCATACATTGATCGGAAAGGCCATCAAATCTCTGTTTAACCGCTACTTCCCGGATCCTGAGAAAGCGAAGAAAAGCAAGTCTGCGAACCCATATTTCCGCATTACTGAGTGGTTTACAGAAGGGAATACTTTAGATATTTCCGATCAGTTAACTTTTGCTAAATACAAAAAGGAATTGATGCAGGTGGATGGATTAACTGAGCTGGTAAAACAGTTCCACCCGAAATTGAGCGCGAATCAAACTTTGCTGATGATGGAATTTGTGCTGCATGGTTTGGCAGAATATTCGCAGCTAAACAAGAAATACCTGCAAAGTGGGTTTGGATTCTCTGACATGTTCGACAGCCTGTTCAATACCAGTCCGGATGAGGAGGATGAAGATGACATGGACTTCAGATAA
- a CDS encoding DUF4286 family protein, with protein MLVYNVTSIIEDAAADRWLQWMQESHIPSVMATGKFASYRLLKVVDSPNEGVTYCAQYAIEDMSAYQDYQENFAPALQAEVTANFENQLVAFQTVMEIID; from the coding sequence ATGTTAGTATACAATGTTACCTCAATAATTGAAGATGCAGCCGCAGATCGCTGGTTGCAATGGATGCAGGAATCACACATTCCAAGTGTAATGGCCACTGGAAAATTTGCTTCCTATCGTTTGCTTAAAGTAGTAGACTCTCCAAATGAAGGCGTTACTTATTGCGCGCAATATGCGATAGAAGACATGAGTGCCTACCAGGATTATCAGGAAAACTTTGCCCCTGCGCTGCAGGCAGAAGTGACCGCAAACTTCGAAAACCAACTTGTTGCTTTTCAAACCGTAATGGAAATCATCGATTAA
- a CDS encoding sensor histidine kinase: MIAEKKTGYRKNFSLILTFIVLMSVLFSLSLYLAYNFSKKYIESEFVSEKVNVLEQTIKPYNDFFQKKLPEVSYYNGYLDSATASSFVDTVLQEYPFVSRVVFYDSEVKNTPVNDGLNTGKFSFGPKDIYQFGPLIPADSIRLFSRANTRNFIVGDDFNALALKLASYIESLDTNKVPSQDELFSNFSNVRSNKITYLNIPRTEDLKMYKRMLRAKLEPQPVYQQDMLSFHLDPYKLKIINSRPLLYQYIKIQPSTYDPLDTSETYLSTEITLPGAFSDYKLYFLSSKSFVDREILSYFLPIAAAILVFYGIVVLVAFLIYRNLNINQRMFKLQYDFVNNLTHEFKTPVSVIKIAGNNIKSASSLSDRELKLYGKILDEEADKLNGLMNKLLAFTQIENKAIQLNQDEIYMEDFIESTVESHRLKHPDFDFTYEVSGFTTFVTDPVLLGSLFDNLAENAYKYSPPERKKLHISARLIKGRVVIRFTDHGIGIPSSEINNIFKKFFRIQNQYNQNGSVGLGLAFCKEVVNFMKGEITVKSRVNKGTEFKIVLPYND; this comes from the coding sequence ATGATCGCAGAGAAAAAAACAGGCTATCGTAAGAACTTTTCTTTAATCCTTACTTTCATCGTACTGATGTCTGTATTGTTTTCCCTGTCATTGTATCTCGCTTACAACTTTAGTAAGAAATACATTGAAAGTGAATTTGTGTCTGAAAAAGTGAATGTGCTGGAGCAAACCATTAAACCTTATAACGATTTCTTTCAGAAAAAACTTCCGGAAGTTTCCTATTATAATGGCTACCTGGATTCTGCTACCGCATCTAGTTTTGTAGACACGGTATTACAGGAATATCCTTTCGTATCCAGAGTGGTCTTCTATGATTCTGAAGTAAAAAACACACCCGTTAATGACGGACTGAATACCGGTAAGTTTTCCTTTGGACCTAAAGATATTTATCAATTCGGACCCCTCATCCCGGCCGATTCTATCCGGCTTTTCTCCAGGGCAAATACCCGAAATTTTATTGTTGGTGATGATTTTAATGCCCTGGCATTGAAACTTGCCTCTTATATCGAAAGTCTGGATACCAATAAGGTGCCGAGTCAGGACGAACTGTTTAGCAATTTCAGTAATGTACGTTCCAATAAAATCACCTACCTGAACATTCCAAGAACAGAAGATTTGAAGATGTATAAACGGATGCTGAGGGCTAAATTAGAGCCACAGCCGGTATATCAGCAAGATATGCTGTCCTTCCATCTGGATCCCTATAAACTTAAAATCATCAATTCCAGGCCACTTTTATACCAGTACATTAAGATTCAGCCTTCCACATACGATCCCCTGGATACCTCCGAAACTTATTTAAGTACGGAGATTACACTCCCAGGTGCTTTTTCGGACTATAAGCTGTATTTCCTTTCCTCTAAGTCATTTGTGGACCGTGAGATCCTCAGTTATTTCCTGCCCATTGCCGCTGCTATTCTCGTCTTTTACGGGATCGTAGTACTGGTTGCGTTTTTAATTTACAGAAACCTGAATATCAATCAGCGTATGTTCAAATTACAATATGACTTTGTAAATAACCTCACCCATGAGTTTAAAACACCCGTCAGTGTCATAAAAATAGCTGGTAATAACATTAAAAGTGCCAGCTCACTCAGCGATAGGGAACTGAAACTTTACGGCAAAATATTAGATGAAGAAGCAGATAAGCTGAATGGACTAATGAATAAATTATTGGCTTTCACGCAAATTGAAAATAAGGCAATTCAACTCAATCAGGATGAAATTTATATGGAAGATTTTATAGAAAGTACTGTAGAATCTCATAGATTGAAACATCCTGATTTCGATTTTACCTATGAGGTGAGCGGATTTACCACTTTTGTGACCGATCCGGTGCTTTTAGGCAGCCTTTTTGATAACCTTGCAGAGAATGCGTATAAATACTCTCCGCCAGAGCGGAAAAAACTGCACATCAGTGCCCGGTTAATTAAAGGCCGTGTGGTGATCAGGTTTACGGATCATGGAATTGGCATTCCTTCCTCCGAAATTAATAATATCTTTAAGAAGTTTTTCCGCATTCAAAACCAGTACAATCAAAATGGAAGTGTTGGCCTCGGATTGGCTTTCTGTAAAGAAGTAGTTAACTTTATGAAGGGCGAGATTACTGTAAAAAGCAGGGTGAATAAAGGAACAGAATTTAAAATTGTACTACCATATAACGATTAG
- a CDS encoding vWA domain-containing protein translates to MRGFHFSNFQPDDLPKGGFDELLKLFTQLLNYTAGDAGETLAWMNELDKKYKFTNNDYGMGNFIDDLKEKGYIKENPANGEMNITAKTEQTIRQSALEEIFGKLKKAGRGNHNTNISGIGEEKNADRREYSFGDPLDQIDMTASIHNAQINHGIGNFTLTERDLEVEEKDYKTLTSTVLMIDISHSMILYGEDRITPAKKVAMALAELIRTRYPKDTLDIVVFGNDAWPITIKDLPYLQVGPYHTNTFAGLELAADLLRRRKTHNKQIFMITDGKPTCLKENGAYYKNSMGLDRKVVNKTLNMAAQCKRLNIPITTFMIAQDPYLQQFVREFTQINGGRAFYSSLNGLGEYIFEDYIKNRRKTVR, encoded by the coding sequence ATGAGAGGTTTCCATTTTTCTAATTTCCAGCCAGATGACTTACCGAAAGGTGGTTTCGATGAATTGCTGAAGCTCTTCACTCAGCTGCTCAATTATACTGCCGGTGATGCGGGAGAAACATTGGCCTGGATGAATGAGCTGGACAAGAAATACAAGTTCACCAACAACGATTATGGGATGGGTAACTTCATTGACGACCTTAAAGAAAAAGGTTACATCAAGGAGAATCCTGCAAACGGTGAGATGAACATTACCGCAAAGACGGAGCAAACAATTCGTCAATCGGCATTAGAGGAAATCTTCGGCAAGCTTAAAAAAGCAGGCCGTGGAAACCATAACACCAATATTTCTGGAATTGGCGAAGAGAAAAATGCCGATAGAAGGGAATACAGTTTTGGCGACCCTCTGGATCAGATTGACATGACTGCCTCCATTCACAATGCACAGATTAACCATGGTATCGGCAATTTCACCCTGACCGAGCGCGATCTGGAAGTAGAAGAAAAGGACTATAAAACCCTAACCTCTACCGTGCTGATGATCGACATTTCTCATTCCATGATTCTTTATGGGGAGGACAGGATTACGCCAGCTAAAAAGGTGGCCATGGCCCTGGCAGAGCTGATTAGAACCAGATATCCAAAAGATACACTGGATATTGTGGTTTTTGGAAATGATGCCTGGCCGATTACCATTAAAGACCTGCCCTACTTACAGGTAGGCCCCTATCACACCAATACTTTTGCCGGGTTGGAACTCGCGGCAGATCTTTTAAGACGCCGCAAAACCCATAATAAGCAGATTTTCATGATCACCGATGGTAAGCCTACCTGTCTGAAAGAAAATGGCGCTTATTATAAAAACAGCATGGGTTTAGACAGAAAAGTGGTCAATAAAACATTAAATATGGCTGCACAGTGTAAACGATTAAATATTCCGATCACCACCTTTATGATTGCACAGGATCCTTATCTACAGCAATTTGTCAGGGAGTTTACCCAAATTAACGGAGGCAGGGCCTTCTATAGCTCGCTGAACGGATTGGGAGAATACATCTTTGAAGATTACATTAAAAACAGAAGAAAAACGGTTCGATAA
- a CDS encoding metallophosphoesterase translates to MGRLPVFIFLSVLLLAFDYYCFRAILSVFKKWKPGTRKLFTILWWGYTFVLLVGVFSTFYANLFLSLKSVILVAYFLTVACKLVLLPFLVIDDFRRFIIKLSRSSKPNTGPVADPVLPETMTQVTPGEPISRSSFLVKAGLVTAAIPLTSLSWGIARGAYDYKVIRKTLVLPNLPSSFEGMKLGQISDIHSGSFYNPRAVLGGVEMLLTEKPDVIFFTGDLVNDLATEMRDYQDIFKKVKAPLGVYSVLGNHDYGEYRFGKEPSAIKTKNLQEVIKTHGRMGWDLLMNQHRRLKVNGEEIGILGIENWGTGRFPKYGRMDLATKDTDDLPVKLLLSHDPSHWRAEVLPKYPQIDAMFSGHTHGMQFGVRTEDFQWSPVQYIYNEWAGLYQEKQQQLYVNVGYGFLGYPGRVGILPEITIFELKRA, encoded by the coding sequence ATGGGCCGATTACCCGTCTTTATATTTTTATCAGTCCTGCTGCTAGCATTCGACTACTACTGCTTTCGCGCGATTCTTAGTGTTTTCAAGAAATGGAAACCAGGAACACGAAAGTTGTTTACCATCCTTTGGTGGGGTTATACTTTTGTACTGCTGGTTGGAGTTTTCAGCACCTTCTATGCGAACCTGTTTCTGAGCCTTAAATCAGTGATTCTGGTGGCTTATTTCTTAACTGTAGCCTGTAAGCTGGTTTTGCTTCCTTTCCTGGTTATAGACGATTTCAGGAGGTTTATCATTAAGCTATCCCGGTCTTCGAAACCGAACACCGGGCCGGTTGCAGATCCTGTACTTCCAGAAACCATGACACAGGTGACGCCTGGAGAGCCGATCAGCCGTTCTTCTTTTCTCGTCAAAGCCGGACTGGTTACTGCTGCCATTCCACTTACTTCTTTAAGCTGGGGAATTGCCAGAGGTGCTTATGATTATAAAGTAATCCGTAAGACCTTAGTCCTCCCTAACCTTCCTTCTTCCTTTGAGGGTATGAAATTAGGTCAGATTTCGGACATCCATTCCGGAAGTTTTTATAACCCCAGAGCTGTTTTAGGTGGCGTGGAAATGCTGCTGACAGAAAAACCGGATGTTATATTTTTTACCGGGGATCTGGTCAACGATTTGGCGACCGAAATGCGCGATTACCAGGATATTTTCAAGAAGGTGAAAGCACCATTGGGCGTGTATTCTGTATTAGGAAACCATGATTATGGGGAGTACCGCTTTGGAAAGGAACCTTCTGCGATCAAAACGAAGAACTTACAGGAGGTGATCAAAACGCATGGGCGGATGGGCTGGGACTTGCTCATGAACCAGCATAGACGCCTGAAAGTGAACGGGGAAGAGATTGGAATTTTAGGTATCGAAAACTGGGGAACCGGAAGATTCCCTAAATACGGCAGAATGGATCTGGCAACGAAAGACACGGATGACCTTCCTGTTAAATTACTATTGTCGCACGATCCGTCGCATTGGAGGGCAGAAGTATTACCCAAATACCCACAGATTGACGCGATGTTTAGCGGCCATACCCATGGCATGCAATTCGGTGTAAGAACGGAAGATTTCCAATGGAGTCCCGTACAATATATCTATAATGAATGGGCAGGCTTATACCAGGAAAAGCAGCAGCAATTGTATGTAAATGTGGGATATGGCTTCCTGGGCTATCCTGGAAGGGTTGGAATTTTACCAGAAATCACGATATTTGAGTTGAAACGTGCTTAG
- a CDS encoding tetratricopeptide repeat protein codes for MKKLFLVFTFLLFQIFCMAQDHMDDAMAYQYYQQGQFQEAAVLFEKLYHKNNNETYFELYFSSLLKIKKFDEAEKLVKKALKQNPKNLAYSIAMGRLLQEKGQSQEANKQYMEALSNLPPDEFKIREIATQFYNFQAYDLAITAFLQGRKLLKSNKPFTFELLSIYRYKKDKQMLIQEYLDALPEMPQLLPQAESVFSTIFEDNNDYQLLQTALLRKIQKEPQTEIYTKLLIWQYLQQQEYDMALRQLIAQDKRIKDDGGILYQAANTFLSNQAYSVAIKAYEYLVSKGKENEYYLPAKVELINTRYELLMAGKYEKNSITELAAAYQAIIDEYGKTPQTIFALKKWVNLQAYYLNQLDTAEKALEEAIKIAGLSPSDLGQLKLDLGDLYILTKQPWEAILIYEQVAKQFENQAIGNEARYRSARLSFYQGNFAYAKSQADILKASTSQLIANDALNLSLLISDNLQSPTDSSALKMYADAEMLQFSNLSAQAIVKLDSIDIAFPNNSLADDILMAKSKIWIKNNDISNAIATLKTLSEKHSTSIWADDALFMLGNLYENNLKDQEQAKAVYQKLINDYPGSMYTTEARKRFRKLRGDIIGT; via the coding sequence ATGAAGAAACTCTTTTTAGTCTTTACCTTTTTACTGTTCCAGATCTTTTGTATGGCACAGGACCACATGGACGATGCCATGGCTTATCAATACTACCAGCAAGGGCAATTTCAGGAGGCTGCTGTGCTCTTCGAAAAGCTGTACCACAAAAACAACAATGAAACCTATTTTGAGCTCTATTTTAGCAGCCTGTTGAAGATCAAAAAATTTGATGAGGCGGAGAAATTAGTCAAAAAAGCACTGAAGCAAAACCCAAAAAATCTGGCATACAGCATTGCAATGGGGCGATTGCTTCAAGAGAAAGGACAAAGCCAGGAAGCGAATAAGCAATATATGGAAGCGCTCAGCAACCTCCCGCCCGATGAATTCAAGATCCGGGAAATTGCCACCCAGTTTTATAATTTCCAGGCTTATGACCTTGCCATCACTGCTTTCCTGCAAGGAAGGAAACTGTTAAAAAGCAATAAACCCTTCACTTTTGAACTGCTGAGCATATATCGCTATAAAAAAGACAAACAAATGCTCATTCAGGAATACCTTGATGCCCTGCCGGAAATGCCTCAGCTCCTACCCCAGGCAGAAAGTGTGTTCTCCACTATATTCGAGGATAACAATGACTATCAACTTTTACAAACTGCATTGTTAAGGAAAATACAGAAAGAACCGCAGACAGAAATCTACACTAAATTATTAATCTGGCAATACCTGCAGCAGCAGGAATACGACATGGCCTTAAGGCAGCTGATTGCCCAGGATAAGCGCATCAAAGATGACGGCGGAATCCTGTACCAGGCTGCAAACACTTTCCTTAGCAATCAGGCCTATTCAGTAGCCATTAAAGCTTATGAATACCTGGTATCGAAAGGAAAAGAAAATGAATATTACCTCCCTGCAAAAGTGGAACTGATCAATACCAGATATGAGCTCCTGATGGCAGGAAAATATGAGAAGAACTCCATTACAGAACTGGCAGCAGCTTATCAGGCTATTATTGATGAATACGGTAAAACGCCGCAAACTATTTTCGCCCTGAAAAAATGGGTAAACCTTCAGGCTTATTATCTGAATCAGCTGGATACTGCGGAAAAAGCTTTAGAAGAAGCCATTAAAATTGCAGGTTTATCGCCCTCAGACCTCGGACAGTTAAAACTAGATCTTGGAGACCTTTACATTCTAACCAAACAACCTTGGGAAGCTATTCTAATCTATGAACAGGTAGCCAAACAATTCGAAAACCAGGCTATTGGCAATGAAGCAAGGTACCGCTCCGCCAGATTATCCTTCTACCAGGGTAATTTCGCCTATGCGAAATCACAAGCAGACATTCTTAAAGCATCCACCTCACAGCTGATTGCAAATGACGCCCTCAACCTCAGTCTGCTGATTTCCGATAATTTGCAATCACCAACAGACAGCAGTGCTTTAAAGATGTATGCCGATGCAGAGATGCTACAGTTTAGCAATCTTTCCGCACAAGCGATTGTAAAATTAGACAGCATTGATATTGCCTTTCCAAACAATAGCTTAGCAGACGATATCCTGATGGCTAAATCAAAAATATGGATCAAGAACAACGACATCAGCAATGCGATCGCCACGCTAAAAACACTCAGCGAGAAACATAGCACCAGTATTTGGGCTGATGACGCCCTGTTTATGCTTGGCAATCTTTATGAAAACAACTTGAAAGATCAGGAGCAAGCTAAAGCCGTATACCAGAAGCTGATCAACGATTACCCAGGCAGTATGTACACGACCGAGGCACGCAAGCGTTTTAGGAAACTTCGCGGAGATATTATTGGTACATAG
- a CDS encoding S9 family peptidase has protein sequence MMRYKRYFFLFLISLAFACQPKEGGERTIPLDDFFKSQDRMTYRVSPDGLNLSYLKMEGKSLNLYIEDIASGKVRKITRLEDKNIIFYFWLSNNELIYYKEVDAAKRRSDIFIINKEGANERQLSSNEKSRMRVIEDQLIDDKYLLISSNKRDSTVFDVYRLNVRNGGMEMVAKNPGNITDWRTDSEGKLRLAVSTDGANTTMLYRAQEGQPFKPIMTNNFTTTFMPVAFKHDRPNIIYAISSVNRDKSALVEVDCNTGKELKVLFGNDSLNITDAQYSRKKQQLSFVIYETWKKEKHYMDDAIKALYKDLDQLLPKTETRILDRDQAENVFVLRTFTDRNPGSYYLYFADTRKLKKLSDFNPAIKQEEMSEMKPVSFQSRDSLTINGYLTLPLHVKPENLPVVVLPHDGPVDRNLWGYNAEVQFLVNRGYAVFQVNYRGSSGYGKAFMTAGFKQWGGKIQDDINDGVKWLIKKNIADPKRIGIYGAGFGGNIALNSAYLNPGMYACAASNSGVINLFTYLKSIPPFLKNSLQMYYDIVGDPLTDADQMRKASPLFQTDKINTAVFISQNVKDPNANAAETLQFVKNLKKRNVNVTYLENEGIVFPTKNLESRHQFYTALEQFLEINLKNR, from the coding sequence ATGATGAGATATAAAAGATACTTTTTCCTGTTTTTAATATCTCTAGCTTTTGCTTGCCAGCCAAAGGAGGGAGGCGAACGGACCATTCCCCTGGATGACTTTTTTAAGTCACAGGACAGGATGACCTATCGGGTATCCCCGGATGGACTAAACCTTTCCTATTTGAAAATGGAAGGGAAGAGTTTAAACCTTTATATAGAAGATATCGCCTCTGGAAAAGTCAGAAAAATCACCCGTCTGGAGGATAAAAACATTATTTTCTACTTCTGGCTCAGCAACAATGAACTGATCTATTATAAAGAAGTGGATGCTGCAAAACGGCGTTCAGATATCTTCATTATCAATAAAGAGGGGGCAAATGAGCGTCAGCTGAGCAGCAATGAAAAGAGTAGGATGCGGGTGATTGAAGATCAGCTGATTGATGATAAATACCTGTTGATTTCTTCCAACAAAAGAGATTCTACAGTCTTTGACGTTTACCGGTTAAATGTGCGAAATGGCGGAATGGAGATGGTGGCAAAAAATCCCGGAAACATTACCGATTGGCGTACGGATTCTGAAGGTAAATTAAGGCTGGCAGTGAGTACCGATGGTGCCAATACCACAATGCTGTACCGTGCACAGGAAGGTCAGCCTTTTAAGCCCATCATGACCAATAATTTCACGACTACATTTATGCCAGTTGCTTTTAAGCACGATCGGCCGAATATTATTTATGCAATTTCCAGCGTAAACAGAGATAAAAGTGCTTTGGTAGAAGTGGATTGCAATACCGGGAAAGAACTTAAAGTTCTTTTTGGAAACGATTCCCTGAACATTACTGACGCGCAATATTCCAGAAAAAAGCAGCAGCTGTCTTTTGTGATCTATGAAACCTGGAAAAAGGAAAAACATTACATGGACGATGCGATAAAAGCATTGTATAAGGATCTTGATCAGCTTTTACCAAAAACAGAGACCCGAATTTTAGACCGTGATCAGGCCGAAAATGTATTCGTACTGCGCACCTTTACCGATCGGAATCCCGGATCTTATTACCTGTATTTTGCAGATACACGCAAATTGAAAAAACTGAGTGATTTTAATCCCGCAATCAAGCAGGAGGAAATGAGCGAGATGAAACCTGTTAGTTTTCAATCGAGAGATAGCCTGACGATTAACGGCTACCTGACTTTGCCGCTTCATGTAAAACCGGAAAATCTGCCAGTAGTAGTACTGCCACATGATGGGCCGGTAGACCGAAACCTATGGGGATACAATGCAGAAGTGCAATTTCTGGTAAATAGGGGCTATGCTGTATTCCAGGTGAATTACCGCGGTTCTTCCGGTTATGGAAAAGCATTCATGACCGCTGGATTTAAGCAGTGGGGAGGAAAGATCCAGGATGATATTAATGACGGTGTAAAATGGCTGATCAAAAAAAACATAGCAGATCCTAAAAGAATAGGGATCTATGGTGCTGGATTTGGGGGGAATATTGCACTAAACAGCGCCTATTTGAATCCCGGAATGTACGCCTGTGCCGCTTCAAATTCCGGTGTAATCAACCTGTTTACGTATTTAAAATCTATTCCGCCGTTCTTAAAGAACAGCTTGCAAATGTATTATGATATCGTGGGAGACCCATTAACCGATGCAGATCAAATGCGCAAAGCCTCGCCTTTATTTCAGACGGATAAGATCAATACCGCTGTATTTATCTCTCAGAACGTAAAAGATCCAAATGCGAACGCTGCAGAGACTTTACAATTTGTGAAAAACCTCAAGAAAAGAAATGTGAACGTGACTTATCTGGAGAATGAAGGTATTGTATTTCCGACCAAAAATTTGGAAAGCAGGCATCAGTTTTATACTGCTCTCGAACAATTTTTAGAAATCAACCTTAAAAACAGGTAA
- a CDS encoding response regulator transcription factor — protein MSKGIKILIVEDDENLRFLVVHRLKAEGYDVLEAGDGEIAEKTILTEKPDIVLLDWMLPGKQGSEVCEEVRKQGFENLIIMMTAKAQDVDKIDAYNFGVSDYVTKPFNMDVLVAMLDNKVKFLLNNDRSEIHRFGNMEHHPNIHTLFRNEKKIELTILENRILLYFLRNPNKVINRDELMLVVWGYNSDVNTRTLDMHIVRLRKKIELNPDNPQLLQTVRGVGYRFNPA, from the coding sequence ATGTCTAAGGGAATTAAAATATTAATAGTTGAAGATGATGAGAACCTAAGGTTTTTAGTGGTCCACCGTTTAAAAGCAGAAGGATATGATGTTCTGGAGGCTGGTGATGGTGAAATTGCAGAGAAAACGATCTTGACTGAAAAGCCGGATATTGTTTTACTGGATTGGATGTTACCTGGTAAACAAGGTTCTGAGGTTTGCGAAGAAGTTCGTAAACAAGGGTTTGAAAACCTGATCATCATGATGACCGCAAAAGCACAGGATGTAGATAAGATCGATGCGTATAACTTCGGTGTTTCCGACTACGTAACGAAGCCTTTCAACATGGATGTATTGGTGGCTATGCTGGATAATAAAGTGAAATTCTTATTGAATAACGACCGCTCAGAGATCCATCGTTTTGGAAATATGGAGCATCATCCTAACATCCACACCTTATTCAGAAATGAAAAGAAAATAGAGCTGACCATTTTAGAAAATAGAATCCTGCTTTATTTCCTGAGAAACCCAAATAAAGTGATCAATCGTGATGAACTGATGCTGGTAGTTTGGGGATACAATTCAGATGTAAATACCAGAACCCTGGATATGCACATTGTGCGTCTGCGTAAAAAGATAGAGCTTAATCCTGATAACCCTCAGTTGTTACAAACCGTAAGAGGAGTAGGTTATCGTTTTAATCCTGCTTAA
- the rfbC gene encoding dTDP-4-dehydrorhamnose 3,5-epimerase translates to MNILETPIADLLIIEPKVWKDNRGYFYESFNAKTLSEAGINVNFVQDNQSFSQKGTLRGLHAQKAPFAQGKLVRVIQGKVLDVAVDIRKDSATYGQHFTIELSGENHRQLWVPPGFLHGFLTLEDQTIFTYKVSNYYDKESEIGVIWNDADLNINWSKDIPLEDLLLSDKDLVLPGFKDFSSPF, encoded by the coding sequence ATGAATATTTTAGAAACCCCTATTGCTGATCTGCTGATCATAGAGCCTAAAGTCTGGAAAGATAACCGTGGCTATTTCTATGAAAGTTTCAATGCAAAAACCCTTTCAGAAGCTGGTATTAACGTCAACTTTGTTCAGGACAATCAATCTTTCTCTCAGAAAGGTACTTTACGTGGATTACATGCTCAAAAAGCTCCTTTCGCACAAGGAAAGCTGGTTAGAGTGATCCAAGGGAAGGTATTGGACGTCGCAGTAGACATCAGAAAAGATTCTGCTACTTATGGTCAGCACTTTACCATAGAGCTAAGTGGAGAGAACCATAGACAACTTTGGGTACCACCGGGCTTTTTACATGGCTTCTTGACGCTGGAAGATCAAACAATTTTCACTTATAAAGTAAGTAATTACTACGATAAGGAATCTGAAATAGGGGTCATCTGGAATGATGCCGACTTAAACATCAACTGGAGCAAAGACATTCCACTGGAAGATCTTTTACTTTCAGATAAGGATTTGGTGTTGCCTGGATTCAAAGATTTCAGCAGCCCGTTTTAA